TTCGCGTTTCTGCCGCTGGTGTTTTTGCCGGAAGGTGCAGGTGATTTTATCCGAAGCTTACCATTGTCGGTGATCACCACGGTGTTCGCTTCCATGATCGTTTCGCTGACGGTAGTGCCGTTTTTGTCGAGTGTTATTTTGAAACCGCATGCTAGCCAAGATGGTAACTTCCTTTTGAGAGGCATGAAAAAAGGCATTCACAAAACTTACGGAAGTTTACTGGACAAAGCATTGAAATGGCCGATCGTTACATTGTTACTGGCTGGTGGAATCTTTGCAGGTTCTCTGGCACTAGTACCGCTCATTGGAAACAGCCTTTTTCCAAAATCGGAGAAGCCCATGTTCCTTATCGACATTGAAACGCCGCAGGGTACCAATCTTAAAAAGACCAATGAAGTTACCCGCTATGTAGAGCAGATTTTGAAGAAGGAGCCATTGATCACTTCGTTTTCTACCAATGTTGGAAAAGGGAACCCGAGGGTTTATTATAATGTGATCCAACGCAATGAAAGCGAAAACTTTGCCGAGATTTTTGTTCAAGTAGAAGGCCTTGAGACCGAGGAAAAAGTAGAGGTGATTGAAAAGCTGAGGAAGAAACTGGAAAGATATCCGGGAGCCGAAATTAAGGTGAAGGATTTTGAGCAGGGACCATTGATCGAAGCGCCGCTGGCTTACCGGATTTATGGTGAAAACCTGGACGACTTGCGTAAAACAGCTTTCCGTGTGGCCGATATGCTGAGTAAAACCGAGGGCACGATCTACGTCAATAACCCGTTACTCGTTCAGCCAACGGATTTGAAAGTGAACATTAACAAGGAAAAGGCAGGTACACTGGGAATTTCGTCCTCCGACATTGACCGTACTGTGAGACTGGGCGCGGCTGGGTTGAATGTAGCGACTTACCGCGAGGACGTAGGCAAGGCTGATAATTACAATGTCAATGTGTCCGTTTCGCGCAATGCGGCCATTCAGGATTACAGTGTTTTTGATAAATTATATGTGCCTTCTGCTTCCGGCGCCAACATTCCGCTGAAAAACGTGGCTACTATTGAACTGGAAAGTTCGCCCAACCAGATCCGCCATTACGATAAGGACCGCTATGTGACCGTCTCATCCTTTGTGAAACCGGGCTATAATGTGCAGCGGATCAATGAGGACATCACTACGAAACTGAATAGTTTCAAATTTGAAAAAGGCCAGACATTTACCGTTGCCGGGGAAAAGGAAAGTCAGGAAGAAAGTTTTGGTGGACTAGGCTTGATTATACTCGTGACCGTATTTGGCTTCCTGGGCGTGCTGATCCTTGAATTCAAGACATTCAAAAGCATTCTGATCGTACTGTCGGTGATTCCATTAGGTATCGTGGGTGGTCTGGCGATGCTTTTCCTGACAGGCGAGACATTGTCTTTCACCGCGACGATTGGTTTCATTGCGCTGGTTGGGATAGAGGTTAAAAACTCATTGCTGGTTGTGGACTTTACGAATCAACTCAGAGAGCAGGGCAAGGGAATTGAAGAGGCTATCATTGAGGCCGGGGAAATTCGTTTTGTCCCCATTCTGCTTACTTCCATGACGGCCATCGGAGGGTTGCTACCGCTCGTAATCGAGTATAGCGCCCTGTATTCCCCACTTTCACTGGTACTCATCGGCGGGTTGATCAGCTCTACATTGTTATCAAGGCTGGTGACGCCGGTGATGTATAAATTGCTACCGCCGACTATTGTGCAGGAAGTGAAGGAGGAAGCGGTTGCGGAGTTGCAGTATTGATTATTGTTTTGTCAAGCTGAGCGGAGCCGAAGCATAGTGCACTATGCTTCGGCTCCGCTCAGCTTGACAATCGTTGTTATTATACGCCTCGACCCGCGTTGATTTTGTCGGTTACTTTGAGCAGCGCATTGCCCAGCCGGTAGCTGAAACCTTCTACTTCCCGCGATTTTCCGCCGTATTCGAAGATCAGTTTGTGGGCCATTTCATCATAGGTCCATTTCCCGCTTTCGGTATTTTGCGTGAAGTTTTGCTCCACATTGCAGTTACTTGGGTGGCTGTTTGTTGCGTTTTTATCACAACAGATTTGCATGCCGAAAAAAGCAAGGGAAGCAGAAGCGGCGATCAGTAGCAGGAAGTTTTTTTGAATCAGCCGGTGGTTGCCGGAAAAGTAGTACGCAGACGATGCATTAAGAGTAGATGATTTTACATTCATGGCTAACGGATTTGAGTAGAATTCTAAATTATACCTGATACAAAAATGCGCCTCAAATCGCTTTCGCGGCAATGGAAAATGTTTAATCCGTGTATTTAGGTATCTGAATCGTAGAATAACAAAGTTAAATCGTAACCGGTACTAGCCGATTTTCGTCAAAAAAGCCTTGATATTATCCCGGTAGCCCCTCGTCCACTTGATTTTATCTCCCGATGACAGGTGAATAATGTACTCGCCATTGAAGTAAGTTTCCAGCTCCGTAATGTAGTTCATGTTCACAATATTGGACCGGCCCACGCGGATCATCACCGAAGGGTCCAGCCGTCCTTCCAGGCTTCCCAAGCTGTCGTAGATCGTGTAAACTTTCTGCTGGACGGTGTACACCGAAATGTAGTTGCCGTCGGCCGAAAAGTGCGTAACGTCGTCGGTTTTCACCGGATACATTTTACCTGCTTCTTTAACCAAAATACGGTGGAGAAATGCAGGCTCTTTTCCTCGCGGATCTTTTAATAGACTGTTAACCAGCTCCTCAATCCTTGGCTGGGCCTTCTGGCTGAGCCGCTCCTTTACCCGGCCCAGCGACTGGTGAAAACGTATTTCATCAAAAGGTTTAAGCAGGTAATCAATGGCATTGACCTCGAATGCACGCAATGCGTACTGGTCGTAGGCGGTGGTAAAAACCACGAAAGGCTGGTGGTGCGGCCATACCTCTCTTAATACTTCGAAACCGTCAAGCTCGGGCATTTGTATGTCCAGGAAAATAATGTCTGGCCGGTGTTGCAGGATTTTAACCACGGCCTCGGTACCATTGGAAGCCTCGTCGGTGACTTCCATCGAATGATCGTGTTTCAGAAAAGTCCGTATCACTTCCCTCGCCAGTATCTCGTCATCTATTATAAGACTGGTATGCTTCATCGTCTGTTCTGATTTTTTTGGGTTCGCCTTGAAAATGTATGGTGACGTAAGTACCTCCTTCGGAAGGCTGGTCGAAAATAAATTGTGCATGTTCACCATAGGCCTGTCTGAGCCGTAGTACGGTGTTTTTTAAGCCTAATCCCATTCCTTTTGAAATTTTACGCTGATTGGCACCAGTACCGTTATCAAATATGACAATCCGTAATCCTGCCGTGCTCATTTCCGCCGTAATCCTGATCAATGCGTTGGTGGTGACGTCAGAAATGCCATGGGTGACCGAATTCTCAACCAATGGTTGGAGGATAAGCTGCGGTACCGGGTACAGTTCAGCCGCCGGGTCGATCTTGTATTCCACATTGAGCCTGTCCTGAAACCGGATCTGCTGAATGTCCAGATACTGGCGCGTCAGCATCAGCTCTTCCCGCAAAGGAATGAAATCCGACTGCTGATTGACGAGTACACTTCGCAAAAGATCGCTTAATGTTGTGATCATCAGCGTGGCTTTCCGGATATCATTTTTGAGCATTAAACTTACAACCGCGTGCAGTGTATTGAACAAAAAATGCGGATTAAGCTGCATTTTCAATGATTGAAGCTGCGCATTGGCAAGTTGGCCGCGCAGCTGTTCATTGCTGATCTCGGTTTCAAAATGCTGCTGTTTAAGCTCCTGGTACCGGTAGATGTAGGAAACCTTGTTGAACCCCACGAC
The genomic region above belongs to Dyadobacter pollutisoli and contains:
- a CDS encoding efflux RND transporter permease subunit is translated as MKLPEFAVKNYQFTLVVFLAVLALGIYSLFTMPRSEDPEIHPPQFTVVVIYPGTNPKDMEQLVVDPMEKKINELDDMKHVITDIRDGLAVMQVQYKYSSDPDDKYQELVREINSLRAQLPADVSDIRINKQIPSDVSIYQYALISENASYAQMKKFSKEFKERLEKVKTLKKVEYSGIPEREVKVSLNLQKIAQQQLTQNQVIGALQSENVNIPGGSISMGTKKLNVKTSGNYRTLEEVANTVVSTASGKIVLLKDVADVKLGYEDETHITRLNGFRCSFVNISQKEGENIISVQGQVEPIVAKFEKELPSNIELVKVFDQAKSVDTRLSHFARDFGIAILLVLLTLLPLGTRASLVVMISIPLSLAIGLTIMNLLGYNINQLSIVGMIVALGILVDDSIVVVENIERYLRMGYGKVEASIKASSQIGLAVVGCTILLIFAFLPLVFLPEGAGDFIRSLPLSVITTVFASMIVSLTVVPFLSSVILKPHASQDGNFLLRGMKKGIHKTYGSLLDKALKWPIVTLLLAGGIFAGSLALVPLIGNSLFPKSEKPMFLIDIETPQGTNLKKTNEVTRYVEQILKKEPLITSFSTNVGKGNPRVYYNVIQRNESENFAEIFVQVEGLETEEKVEVIEKLRKKLERYPGAEIKVKDFEQGPLIEAPLAYRIYGENLDDLRKTAFRVADMLSKTEGTIYVNNPLLVQPTDLKVNINKEKAGTLGISSSDIDRTVRLGAAGLNVATYREDVGKADNYNVNVSVSRNAAIQDYSVFDKLYVPSASGANIPLKNVATIELESSPNQIRHYDKDRYVTVSSFVKPGYNVQRINEDITTKLNSFKFEKGQTFTVAGEKESQEESFGGLGLIILVTVFGFLGVLILEFKTFKSILIVLSVIPLGIVGGLAMLFLTGETLSFTATIGFIALVGIEVKNSLLVVDFTNQLREQGKGIEEAIIEAGEIRFVPILLTSMTAIGGLLPLVIEYSALYSPLSLVLIGGLISSTLLSRLVTPVMYKLLPPTIVQEVKEEAVAELQY
- a CDS encoding LytR/AlgR family response regulator transcription factor gives rise to the protein MKHTSLIIDDEILAREVIRTFLKHDHSMEVTDEASNGTEAVVKILQHRPDIIFLDIQMPELDGFEVLREVWPHHQPFVVFTTAYDQYALRAFEVNAIDYLLKPFDEIRFHQSLGRVKERLSQKAQPRIEELVNSLLKDPRGKEPAFLHRILVKEAGKMYPVKTDDVTHFSADGNYISVYTVQQKVYTIYDSLGSLEGRLDPSVMIRVGRSNIVNMNYITELETYFNGEYIIHLSSGDKIKWTRGYRDNIKAFLTKIG
- a CDS encoding sensor histidine kinase produces the protein MTFVRRLLDQSKLPLTVTEFWRYSFFYWGIFAVITLGQFTMLWLLQQGVAMRSHELFIWLLDGLFWWSTTPLVLYASLKIPIAFKVRQSTLLKPVLYHLLIVTFLNILINTFHWYITNPLMFFVIGKNLPFESYLFSFFTAYTGSFGQYMLLVVGFNKVSYIYRYQELKQQHFETEISNEQLRGQLANAQLQSLKMQLNPHFLFNTLHAVVSLMLKNDIRKATLMITTLSDLLRSVLVNQQSDFIPLREELMLTRQYLDIQQIRFQDRLNVEYKIDPAAELYPVPQLILQPLVENSVTHGISDVTTNALIRITAEMSTAGLRIVIFDNGTGANQRKISKGMGLGLKNTVLRLRQAYGEHAQFIFDQPSEGGTYVTIHFQGEPKKIRTDDEAYQSYNR